In one window of Erwinia tasmaniensis Et1/99 DNA:
- a CDS encoding pyridoxal phosphate-dependent decarboxylase family protein, translating to MLQHFVKQPLSAASESLQAVIDYAQDLDRHIQDRARAAQSGLPELDFAPAGLARLGPKYPARTFSWLEELAGESDDIPAEDAELFDEVARYFEGAIRPQSRHSLFNMVPAPGREATAAAWLATAYNINSLMDVFGGESLLIEQKVARCIGRWAGWPQAMGISCSGGKLTIMYAIKSALSRLEPGSLRTGLPGDTVILCSEGSHYCVEHAASLLGLGSDNCLRVPGNGSGRMCGKALLRILKQQHERGRRVAAIVCCGGTTINFNCEDTRQIGDIVDVFMRENNVKQRPWLHLDSVIGWLYLSLNQVGQEQLLQAVNDPRSRKRIAEVGRRLQGLDGFDSLGVDFHKDGLCPYASSFFVGRDRHFMDLLGDGHYHYDETDFQPGKFRAYRYTFENSRSGQGTLAAWINLRRLGRAGYADYLVSLHQARNSLVDALERHGLFRVLNPASLGWEVVFEAPFDPALIDRAGTHHDLAAGFMQACWDRVNAGYDLPLFSIIPGYQIDNDPKSITTAFLLYPMRQREESEWDDTVALIAAQFDGFQARLHAQPGESVAVEFEKPIR from the coding sequence ATGCTACAGCACTTTGTAAAACAGCCTTTATCAGCTGCATCAGAAAGCCTGCAGGCAGTCATCGACTACGCGCAGGATTTAGACCGTCATATACAGGATCGCGCACGCGCCGCCCAGTCCGGGCTACCTGAACTGGATTTTGCCCCCGCAGGGCTCGCCAGACTTGGCCCCAAGTACCCGGCACGAACCTTCTCCTGGCTGGAGGAGCTTGCAGGCGAGTCGGACGATATCCCGGCCGAAGACGCCGAGCTGTTCGACGAGGTCGCTCGCTATTTTGAGGGCGCTATCCGCCCTCAATCGCGCCATTCCCTGTTTAACATGGTGCCGGCCCCAGGCAGGGAAGCGACGGCGGCCGCATGGCTGGCCACCGCCTACAACATCAATAGCCTGATGGACGTATTCGGCGGCGAGTCGCTGCTTATTGAACAAAAGGTGGCCCGCTGCATTGGGCGCTGGGCCGGCTGGCCGCAGGCGATGGGCATATCCTGTAGCGGCGGCAAACTCACTATAATGTATGCCATTAAATCAGCGCTGAGCCGCCTCGAACCCGGATCGTTACGCACGGGCCTGCCGGGCGACACGGTGATTTTGTGCAGTGAAGGCTCACATTACTGCGTAGAGCATGCCGCCAGCCTGCTGGGGCTGGGTTCAGACAACTGTTTGCGTGTGCCCGGTAACGGTAGTGGACGCATGTGCGGCAAGGCACTGCTGCGCATCCTCAAGCAACAGCACGAGCGGGGACGGCGGGTTGCCGCTATCGTCTGCTGCGGCGGAACCACCATTAATTTCAACTGTGAGGACACCCGGCAGATAGGTGACATTGTCGATGTGTTTATGCGTGAGAACAATGTAAAGCAACGCCCCTGGCTACATTTGGACAGCGTCATCGGCTGGCTGTATCTGAGCCTGAACCAGGTGGGTCAAGAGCAGCTGCTTCAGGCTGTGAACGACCCGCGCAGCAGAAAGCGTATTGCCGAAGTGGGGCGACGCCTGCAGGGTTTAGATGGATTTGATTCACTCGGCGTCGACTTTCATAAAGATGGCCTGTGCCCCTATGCCAGCAGCTTTTTTGTCGGTCGTGACCGACATTTTATGGATCTGCTCGGTGACGGCCATTATCACTATGACGAAACCGATTTTCAGCCGGGCAAATTTCGTGCCTACCGTTATACCTTTGAAAACTCACGATCGGGCCAGGGGACCCTCGCCGCCTGGATCAACCTGCGCCGCCTGGGCCGCGCGGGCTACGCCGATTATCTCGTTAGTCTGCATCAGGCGCGTAATTCTCTGGTTGATGCGCTGGAGCGCCACGGCCTGTTCCGCGTGCTTAACCCGGCCAGTCTGGGTTGGGAAGTGGTCTTTGAAGCGCCGTTTGATCCTGCGCTCATCGATCGCGCAGGAACTCACCATGATCTCGCGGCGGGCTTTATGCAGGCGTGTTGGGACCGGGTTAATGCGGGCTACGATCTTCCGCTGTTCAGTATCATACCTGGCTATCAGATTGATAATGATCCTAAATCGATCACCACGGCTTTTCTTCTCTATCCCATGCGCCAGCGCGAGGAGAGCGAGTGGGATGATACGGTGGCGCTGATCGCCGCTCAATTTGACGGCTTCCAGGCCCGCCTGCATGCGCAGCCCGGTGAGTCAGTCGCCGTTGAGTTTGAAAAGCCCATCCGCTGA
- the fabB gene encoding beta-ketoacyl-ACP synthase I → MKRAVITGLGIVSSIGNNQEEVLASLRAGRSGITFSQELKDSGMRSHVWGNVKLSKEDISARIDRKMLRFMSDASVYAFLSMQQAVLDSGLTDEQYQNNPRVGLVAGSGGGSPFYQAASVDGMRAKGLRGVGPYMVTKAMASGVSACLATPFKIHGVNYSISSACATSAHCIGNAVEQIQLGKQDIVFAGGGEELCWEMSCEFDAMGALSTKYNETPEKASRTYDTARDGFVIAGGGGMVVVEELEHALARGAHIYAEIVGYGATSDGADMVAPSGEGAMRCMRMAMEGVDTPIDYLNTHGTSTPVGDVKELGAIRAVFPEKTPAMSATKAMTGHSLGAAGVQEAIYSLLMLEHGFVAPSINIDELDPAAEGLDIVTQPTERQLTTVMSNSFGFGGTNATLVMRKLA, encoded by the coding sequence ATGAAACGTGCTGTGATTACTGGCTTAGGGATCGTTTCCAGTATTGGTAATAACCAGGAAGAGGTTCTGGCATCCTTGCGTGCAGGGCGCTCCGGTATTACCTTCTCGCAGGAACTGAAAGATTCCGGCATGCGTAGTCACGTCTGGGGTAACGTTAAGTTATCTAAAGAAGACATCTCAGCGCGTATTGACCGCAAAATGCTGCGTTTTATGAGCGATGCGTCCGTTTATGCTTTCCTTTCCATGCAGCAGGCGGTGCTAGACTCCGGTCTGACTGACGAGCAGTATCAGAACAACCCGCGCGTGGGGCTGGTAGCCGGTTCCGGCGGCGGTTCGCCGTTCTACCAGGCGGCAAGCGTTGATGGTATGCGCGCCAAAGGTCTGCGTGGCGTTGGCCCGTATATGGTGACTAAAGCGATGGCGTCCGGCGTTTCAGCCTGCCTGGCAACGCCGTTCAAAATCCACGGCGTGAACTACTCCATCAGCTCTGCCTGCGCGACATCCGCACACTGTATCGGCAATGCCGTTGAACAGATCCAGCTGGGCAAGCAGGACATCGTTTTTGCCGGTGGCGGCGAAGAGCTGTGCTGGGAAATGTCCTGTGAGTTCGATGCGATGGGCGCACTGTCGACCAAATACAATGAAACCCCGGAAAAAGCGTCCCGCACCTACGACACGGCGCGCGACGGTTTCGTTATTGCCGGCGGCGGCGGCATGGTGGTGGTTGAAGAGCTGGAGCACGCGCTGGCGCGTGGTGCACATATTTACGCAGAGATCGTTGGCTATGGCGCGACCTCTGACGGTGCAGATATGGTGGCGCCATCGGGTGAAGGCGCAATGCGCTGTATGCGTATGGCGATGGAAGGCGTGGACACGCCAATCGACTACCTGAACACTCACGGCACCTCAACGCCGGTGGGTGATGTCAAAGAGCTGGGCGCCATTCGTGCCGTCTTCCCGGAAAAAACGCCGGCGATGTCAGCCACCAAAGCAATGACCGGGCACTCGCTGGGCGCGGCTGGCGTACAGGAAGCGATCTACTCACTGCTGATGTTGGAACACGGCTTCGTGGCACCGAGCATTAACATTGATGAACTTGACCCGGCTGCGGAAGGTCTGGATATCGTGACTCAGCCTACCGAGCGCCAGCTGACGACCGTTATGTCTAACAGCTTCGGCTTCGGTGGCACCAATGCCACACTGGTGATGCGCAAGCTGGCATAA
- the mnmC gene encoding bifunctional tRNA (5-methylaminomethyl-2-thiouridine)(34)-methyltransferase MnmD/FAD-dependent 5-carboxymethylaminomethyl-2-thiouridine(34) oxidoreductase MnmC — translation MKTAPIEYAELSWNERGTPVSRAFDDVYFSNQNGLKETQYVFLGGNDLPDRFSTHPRSLFVAAETGFGTGLNFLALWQAFNDFHQQQPDAPLQRLHFISCEKFPLSASDLAAAHASWPELASLAGQLHQQWPVALPGCHRLLLDGGRVTLDLWFGDVNQLIHTFDDTMDRQVDAWLLDGFAPAKNPEMWTAELFDCMARLARPGATLATFTAAGFVRRGLQQAGFEMSKRKGFGEKREMLTGRLSQPVNMQPRAPWYARPAATGDDIAIAGGGIASALLALALLRRGKKVTLYCADAGPAQGASGNRQGALYPLLNQHDPALAQFFPGAYTFARRLYDGVNLPFEHQWCGVTQLAWDEKSAEKISKMLQMGLPTTLATGVTTEEAEALCGVETGCGGITYPQGGWLSPAELTTALWQRAEQQGATLNWQHEIVQLVPLADGWQLNFAAQPGIIQRNLVLATGHLLTAFAQSEKLPVSAVGGQVSHVPTNDSLAPLKQVLCYDGYLTPVSAQFQQHCLGASYHRGDASTDYRAGDQQENRERLMRCLPTAEWPGQIDVSGAEARCAVRAATRDHLPMIGALPDYAATLEQYADLAQQPRQAQPAPVHKGLFVLGALGSRGLCSAPLAAEVLAAQLCAEPIPLDRATLAATSPNRFWIRKLLKGRALN, via the coding sequence GTGAAAACCGCCCCAATAGAGTACGCTGAGCTAAGCTGGAATGAACGTGGTACACCTGTATCCCGAGCATTTGATGACGTCTATTTTTCTAACCAAAATGGTCTTAAAGAGACGCAGTACGTGTTTCTCGGCGGCAATGATTTGCCCGATCGCTTTTCCACCCACCCGCGTAGCCTGTTTGTTGCTGCCGAAACCGGATTTGGCACCGGGCTGAATTTTCTCGCACTCTGGCAGGCATTTAACGATTTTCATCAACAGCAGCCGGATGCCCCGCTTCAACGTTTGCACTTTATTAGCTGTGAGAAGTTTCCGCTTAGTGCCAGCGATCTGGCAGCCGCCCACGCCAGCTGGCCCGAGTTGGCATCCCTGGCTGGCCAGCTGCACCAACAGTGGCCTGTCGCGCTGCCGGGCTGTCATCGTCTGCTGCTGGATGGCGGGCGCGTGACGCTCGATCTGTGGTTTGGTGATGTTAACCAACTTATCCACACTTTTGATGACACGATGGATCGGCAGGTCGATGCCTGGCTGCTGGATGGTTTCGCGCCCGCGAAAAATCCGGAGATGTGGACGGCGGAACTGTTTGACTGCATGGCACGGCTGGCGCGCCCCGGCGCCACGCTCGCGACCTTTACCGCCGCCGGATTTGTGCGGCGCGGTCTGCAACAGGCCGGGTTTGAGATGAGTAAACGTAAAGGTTTTGGTGAGAAGCGCGAGATGCTGACCGGGCGTTTGTCACAGCCAGTCAACATGCAGCCCCGCGCGCCGTGGTATGCCCGCCCCGCTGCCACAGGCGATGATATCGCCATCGCCGGGGGCGGTATCGCCAGTGCGCTGCTGGCGCTGGCGCTGCTGCGACGTGGAAAAAAAGTGACGCTCTACTGCGCCGATGCCGGTCCGGCACAGGGGGCGTCGGGTAATCGCCAGGGCGCATTATATCCCCTGCTCAACCAACATGACCCGGCGCTGGCACAGTTTTTCCCCGGCGCGTATACCTTTGCCCGCCGCTTGTACGATGGGGTAAATCTGCCCTTCGAACACCAGTGGTGCGGCGTCACCCAGCTGGCGTGGGATGAAAAAAGCGCAGAAAAAATCAGTAAAATGCTGCAAATGGGACTGCCGACGACTCTGGCAACGGGCGTTACCACGGAGGAAGCCGAAGCGCTATGCGGCGTGGAAACCGGATGCGGCGGTATAACCTATCCTCAGGGCGGCTGGCTCTCCCCCGCTGAACTCACCACCGCCCTGTGGCAACGGGCTGAACAGCAGGGAGCAACATTGAACTGGCAGCATGAAATCGTGCAGCTTGTCCCCCTGGCGGACGGTTGGCAGCTGAACTTTGCTGCGCAGCCTGGCATCATTCAGCGCAATCTGGTGCTGGCCACCGGTCATCTTCTGACGGCATTTGCACAGAGTGAGAAACTGCCTGTTAGTGCGGTAGGCGGGCAGGTGAGCCACGTGCCGACCAATGATTCGCTGGCCCCCCTGAAACAGGTGCTGTGCTATGACGGCTATCTCACCCCGGTCAGCGCGCAGTTTCAGCAGCACTGCCTGGGTGCCAGCTATCACCGCGGCGACGCCAGCACCGATTATCGTGCCGGCGACCAGCAGGAGAACCGCGAGCGGCTGATGCGCTGCCTGCCAACGGCAGAGTGGCCGGGGCAGATCGACGTCAGCGGCGCTGAGGCGCGCTGCGCCGTGCGTGCCGCCACCCGCGACCATCTGCCCATGATCGGCGCACTGCCGGACTACGCCGCCACGCTTGAACAGTATGCTGACCTGGCACAGCAGCCACGGCAGGCGCAGCCTGCACCCGTGCATAAGGGGCTGTTCGTGCTGGGCGCGCTGGGTTCACGCGGCCTGTGCAGCGCCCCGCTGGCGGCAGAGGTGCTGGCCGCACAGCTGTGCGCGGAACCCATCCCGCTGGATCGCGCCACGCTGGCGGCCACCAGCCCTAACCGCTTTTGGATACGCAAGCTGCTAAAAGGCAGGGCTCTGAACTGA